From Mustela erminea isolate mMusErm1 chromosome 1, mMusErm1.Pri, whole genome shotgun sequence, a single genomic window includes:
- the LOC116573414 gene encoding adhesion G protein-coupled receptor E2-like isoform X4, with protein MAVPLEPKSDLKQEVFVTHTDQDETSSVPGLAVVCIMSNKNLLLPGSLMLLLLTLGAAAQYSRDINMCERPLRKSCATYADCRSMDDKYCMCGPRQELISETAFRNESENMCQGILVLLLLTLGPAQKLKVSAPTDCAQWCPPKSTCVNATACRCSPGFISSSGVIFTSLSESCDDINECGPSSTASCGKFADCWNTVGSYYCTCIPGYKLASGARTFRKKSENTCQVHNPERRPDDQDPEGCCVESKQNNTEAPPYTRGELGDEKGLPSRPNSSGRHRGRPGIFFPTWTPPHGIKSRDVVQGVDELLQTPEDLEALPRSKQHCVATNLLAGLENVLSNLSQALPNGTLTFNASAGTDLSLKVREQGDKTVILSHNQVTMMLNWDVVHESEDSGPSVVGLVSIPGMGKLLVEAPLVLEPEKQAVLHGAHKGVLPEVSSVLLSDVISAFVNNKDTQNLSSPITFIFSHHSVTTGPKQKVLCVFWEHSLDGYGHWSTTGCRIVTTEDTSTTCQCTHLSSFAVLMAHYDVQEKDTWLAVITYLGLGLSLLCLLLAALTFLLCKTIQNTSTSLHLQLSICLFLAHLLFLMAIDRTEIKVLCAIIAGALHYLYLASFTWMLLEGLNLFLTARNLTVVNYSSVSSIMKKFMFPVGYGVPAIIVAISAASRPHLYGTPIRCWLHTNKGFIWTFLGPVCTIFSINLVFFLMTFWIVKNKLSSLNSNVSTLQNTRMLTFKATAQLLILGCTWCLGILQVGPAAHVMAYLFTIINGLQGVFIFLVYCILNQQVREQYKKWFKGVGKTKAESEKYTLSSGTMSDDSKHSMENYNEQLSLKNLSLRK; from the exons ATGGCAGTCCCTCTGGAGCCCAAGTCAGACTTAAAACAGGAAGTCTTTGTAACACACACAGACCAAGACGAGACGTCCTCTGTGCCTGGGCTCGCAGTTGTCTGCATCATGAGCAACAAAAATCTACTGTTGCCAG GAAGTTTGATGCTGCTGCTGTTGACACTGGGAGCTGCAGCCCAGTATAGTAGAG ACATCAACATGTGTGAACGACCGTTGAGAAAGTCCTGTGCAACCTACGCCGACTGCCGGAGCATGGACGACAAGTACTGCATGTGTGGCCCAAGACAGGAGCTCATTTCTGAGACAGCATTCAGGAATGAGAGTGAGAACATGTGTCAAG GGATCTTGGTGCTGCTGCTGTTGACACTGGGGCCTGCACAGAAACTGAAAG TCTCTGCCCCCACAGACTGTGCCCAGTGGTGCCCTCCAAAATCCACGTGTGTCAATGCCACTGCCTGTCGCTGCTCCCCAGGATTCATTTCGTCGTCTGGGGTGATCTTCACCAGCCTGTCGGAGAGTTGTGATG ACATCAACGAGTGTGGTCCCTCCTCGACAGCGTCCTGTGGGAAATTCGCAGACTGCTGGAACACTGTGGGGAGCTACTACTGCACATGCATTCCAGGTTACAAGCTTGCTTCTGGGGCAAGAACATTCAGGAAGAAGAGTGAGAACACATGTCAAG TTCACAATCCTGAGAGAAGACCAGATGACCAGGACCCAGAAGGATGTTGTGTGGAGTCTAAGCAGAATAACACGGAGGCACCCCCATACACACGTGGAGAATTGGGTGATGAGAAGGGGCTCCCATCTAGACCAAATAGCAGTGGGAGACATCGGGGACGACCAG GCATCTTTTTCCCCACCTGGACCCCACCCCATGGAATCAAGAGCCGG GATGTCGTACAGGGTGTGGATGAGCTGCTGCAGACCCCTGAAGACCTGGAGGCCCTGCCCCGCTCAAAGCAACACTGTGTGGCCACAAACCTGCTCGCTGGCCTGGAGAATGTGCTGAGTAACCTAAGCCAGGCCCTGCCCAATGGGACATTGACCTTCAATGCATCTGCAGGCACAG ACCTGTCCCTGAAGGTGCGGGAGCAAGGAGATAAAACTGTCATCTTGAGTCACAATCAGGTGACGATGATGCTGAACTGGGATGTGGTGCATGAATCTGAGGACTCAG GTCCTTCTGTGGTGGGTCTTGTCTCCATTCCGGGGATGGGCAAGTTGCTGGTGGAGGCCCCCCTAGTCCTGGAGCCTGAGAAACAGGCAGTTCTGCATGGGGCACACAAGGGCGTGTTGCCAGAAGTCTCCTCAGTTCTGCTCTCAGATGTCATCTCTGCCTTTGTGAACAACAAGGACACCCAGAACCTCAGCTCCCCCATCACCTTCATCTTCTCTCACCAT TCAGTGACCACTGGGCCAAAGCAAAAGGTGCTCTGCGTCTTCTGGGAGCACAGTCTGGATGGATATGGTCATTGGTCCACCACAGGATGCAGGATAGTGACCACTGAAGACACCAGTACCACCTGCCAGTGCACCCATCTCAGCAGCTTTGCTGTCCTCATGGCCCACTATGATGTGCAG gagaagGATACCTGGCTGGCTGTGATCACGTACCTGGGGCTGggcctctctctgctctgcctcctcctggcaGCCCTCACCTTCCTACTGTGCAAAACCATCCAGAACACCAGCACCTCCCTCCACCTGCAGCTCTCAATCTGCCTCTTCTTGGCCCACCTGCTCTTCCTCATGGCCATTGACCGGACTGAGATCAAG GTGCTGTGTGCCATCATCGCAGGTGCCCTACACTATCTCTACCTGGCCTCCTTCACCTGGATGCTGCTGGAGGGTCTGAATCTCTTCCTCACTGCTCGCAACCTGACGGTGGTCAACTACTCCAGTGTGAGCAGTATCATGAAGAAGTTCATGTTCCCTGTGGGCTATGGAGTCCCAGCTATAATTGTGGCCATTTCTGCTGCATCTAGGCCTCACCTGTATGGAACACCCATCCG ATGCTGGCTCCACACAAACAAAGGATTCATATGGACCTTCCTTGGCCCTGTCTGCACCATCTTCTCT attaatttggttttctttctgatgACCTTCTGGATTGTGAAAAACAAGCTCTCCTCACTCAACAGCAACGTGTCCACCCTCCAGAACACAAG GATGCTAACATTTAAAGCCACAGCTCAGCTGCTCATCTTGGGCTGTACATGGTGTCTGGGCATCCTTCAGGTGGGTCCAGCTGCCCATGTCATGGCTTACCTCTTCACTATCATCAACGGCCTGCAGGGCGTCTTCATCTTCCTGGTATACTGCATCCTGAACCAGCAG GTCCGGGAACAATACAAGAAATGGTTCAAAGGGGTCGGAAAAACCAAAGCTGAGTCTGAGAAGTACACTCTTTCAAGTGGGACCATGTCTGATGACTCCAAACACAGTATG GAGAATTATAATGAACAGCTAAGCCTGAAGAACTTGTctcttagaaaatga
- the LOC116573414 gene encoding adhesion G protein-coupled receptor E2-like isoform X2: MAVPLEPKSDLKQEVFVTHTDQDETSSVPGLAVVCIMSNKNLLLPGSLMLLLLTLGAAAQYSRDINMCERPLRKSCATYADCRSMDDKYCMCGPRQELISETAFRNESENMCQGILVLLLLTLGPAQKLKVSAPTDCAQWCPPKSTCVNATACRCSPGFISSSGVIFTSLSESCDASCGKFADCWNTVGSYYCTCIPGYKLASGARTFRKKSENTCQVHNPERRPDDQDPEGCCVESKQNNTEAPPYTRGELGDEKGLPSRPNSSGRHRGRPGIFFPTWTPPHGIKSRRLSHFFKRFEDLGRNFIPAFVQDTIQDVVQGVDELLQTPEDLEALPRSKQHCVATNLLAGLENVLSNLSQALPNGTLTFNASAGTDLSLKVREQGDKTVILSHNQVTMMLNWDVVHESEDSGPSVVGLVSIPGMGKLLVEAPLVLEPEKQAVLHGAHKGVLPEVSSVLLSDVISAFVNNKDTQNLSSPITFIFSHHSVTTGPKQKVLCVFWEHSLDGYGHWSTTGCRIVTTEDTSTTCQCTHLSSFAVLMAHYDVQEKDTWLAVITYLGLGLSLLCLLLAALTFLLCKTIQNTSTSLHLQLSICLFLAHLLFLMAIDRTEIKVLCAIIAGALHYLYLASFTWMLLEGLNLFLTARNLTVVNYSSVSSIMKKFMFPVGYGVPAIIVAISAASRPHLYGTPIRCWLHTNKGFIWTFLGPVCTIFSINLVFFLMTFWIVKNKLSSLNSNVSTLQNTRMLTFKATAQLLILGCTWCLGILQVGPAAHVMAYLFTIINGLQGVFIFLVYCILNQQVREQYKKWFKGVGKTKAESEKYTLSSGTMSDDSKHSMENYNEQLSLKNLSLRK; this comes from the exons ATGGCAGTCCCTCTGGAGCCCAAGTCAGACTTAAAACAGGAAGTCTTTGTAACACACACAGACCAAGACGAGACGTCCTCTGTGCCTGGGCTCGCAGTTGTCTGCATCATGAGCAACAAAAATCTACTGTTGCCAG GAAGTTTGATGCTGCTGCTGTTGACACTGGGAGCTGCAGCCCAGTATAGTAGAG ACATCAACATGTGTGAACGACCGTTGAGAAAGTCCTGTGCAACCTACGCCGACTGCCGGAGCATGGACGACAAGTACTGCATGTGTGGCCCAAGACAGGAGCTCATTTCTGAGACAGCATTCAGGAATGAGAGTGAGAACATGTGTCAAG GGATCTTGGTGCTGCTGCTGTTGACACTGGGGCCTGCACAGAAACTGAAAG TCTCTGCCCCCACAGACTGTGCCCAGTGGTGCCCTCCAAAATCCACGTGTGTCAATGCCACTGCCTGTCGCTGCTCCCCAGGATTCATTTCGTCGTCTGGGGTGATCTTCACCAGCCTGTCGGAGAGTTGTGATG CGTCCTGTGGGAAATTCGCAGACTGCTGGAACACTGTGGGGAGCTACTACTGCACATGCATTCCAGGTTACAAGCTTGCTTCTGGGGCAAGAACATTCAGGAAGAAGAGTGAGAACACATGTCAAG TTCACAATCCTGAGAGAAGACCAGATGACCAGGACCCAGAAGGATGTTGTGTGGAGTCTAAGCAGAATAACACGGAGGCACCCCCATACACACGTGGAGAATTGGGTGATGAGAAGGGGCTCCCATCTAGACCAAATAGCAGTGGGAGACATCGGGGACGACCAG GCATCTTTTTCCCCACCTGGACCCCACCCCATGGAATCAAGAGCCGG agaCTCTCCCACTTCTTTAAAAGATTCGAAGATCTAGGCAGAAATTTCATACCAGCCTTTGTCCAGGACACCATCCAG GATGTCGTACAGGGTGTGGATGAGCTGCTGCAGACCCCTGAAGACCTGGAGGCCCTGCCCCGCTCAAAGCAACACTGTGTGGCCACAAACCTGCTCGCTGGCCTGGAGAATGTGCTGAGTAACCTAAGCCAGGCCCTGCCCAATGGGACATTGACCTTCAATGCATCTGCAGGCACAG ACCTGTCCCTGAAGGTGCGGGAGCAAGGAGATAAAACTGTCATCTTGAGTCACAATCAGGTGACGATGATGCTGAACTGGGATGTGGTGCATGAATCTGAGGACTCAG GTCCTTCTGTGGTGGGTCTTGTCTCCATTCCGGGGATGGGCAAGTTGCTGGTGGAGGCCCCCCTAGTCCTGGAGCCTGAGAAACAGGCAGTTCTGCATGGGGCACACAAGGGCGTGTTGCCAGAAGTCTCCTCAGTTCTGCTCTCAGATGTCATCTCTGCCTTTGTGAACAACAAGGACACCCAGAACCTCAGCTCCCCCATCACCTTCATCTTCTCTCACCAT TCAGTGACCACTGGGCCAAAGCAAAAGGTGCTCTGCGTCTTCTGGGAGCACAGTCTGGATGGATATGGTCATTGGTCCACCACAGGATGCAGGATAGTGACCACTGAAGACACCAGTACCACCTGCCAGTGCACCCATCTCAGCAGCTTTGCTGTCCTCATGGCCCACTATGATGTGCAG gagaagGATACCTGGCTGGCTGTGATCACGTACCTGGGGCTGggcctctctctgctctgcctcctcctggcaGCCCTCACCTTCCTACTGTGCAAAACCATCCAGAACACCAGCACCTCCCTCCACCTGCAGCTCTCAATCTGCCTCTTCTTGGCCCACCTGCTCTTCCTCATGGCCATTGACCGGACTGAGATCAAG GTGCTGTGTGCCATCATCGCAGGTGCCCTACACTATCTCTACCTGGCCTCCTTCACCTGGATGCTGCTGGAGGGTCTGAATCTCTTCCTCACTGCTCGCAACCTGACGGTGGTCAACTACTCCAGTGTGAGCAGTATCATGAAGAAGTTCATGTTCCCTGTGGGCTATGGAGTCCCAGCTATAATTGTGGCCATTTCTGCTGCATCTAGGCCTCACCTGTATGGAACACCCATCCG ATGCTGGCTCCACACAAACAAAGGATTCATATGGACCTTCCTTGGCCCTGTCTGCACCATCTTCTCT attaatttggttttctttctgatgACCTTCTGGATTGTGAAAAACAAGCTCTCCTCACTCAACAGCAACGTGTCCACCCTCCAGAACACAAG GATGCTAACATTTAAAGCCACAGCTCAGCTGCTCATCTTGGGCTGTACATGGTGTCTGGGCATCCTTCAGGTGGGTCCAGCTGCCCATGTCATGGCTTACCTCTTCACTATCATCAACGGCCTGCAGGGCGTCTTCATCTTCCTGGTATACTGCATCCTGAACCAGCAG GTCCGGGAACAATACAAGAAATGGTTCAAAGGGGTCGGAAAAACCAAAGCTGAGTCTGAGAAGTACACTCTTTCAAGTGGGACCATGTCTGATGACTCCAAACACAGTATG GAGAATTATAATGAACAGCTAAGCCTGAAGAACTTGTctcttagaaaatga
- the LOC116573414 gene encoding adhesion G protein-coupled receptor E2-like isoform X3, with the protein MAVPLEPKSDLKQEVFVTHTDQDETSSVPGLAVVCIMSNKNLLLPGSLMLLLLTLGAAAQYSRDINMCERPLRKSCATYADCRSMDDKYCMCGPRQELISETAFRNESENMCQGILVLLLLTLGPAQKLKVSAPTDCAQWCPPKSTCVNATACRCSPGFISSSGVIFTSLSESCDDINECGPSSTASCGKFADCWNTVGSYYCTCIPGYKLASGARTFRKKSENTCQVHNPERRPDDQDPEGCCVESKQNNTEAPPYTRGELGDEKGLPSRPNSSGRHRGRPGIFFPTWTPPHGIKSRRLSHFFKRFEDLGRNFIPAFVQDTIQDVVQGVDELLQTPEDLEALPRSKQHCVATNLLAGLENVLSNLSQALPNGTLTFNASAGTDLSLKVREQGDKTVILSHNQVTMMLNWDVVHESEDSGPSVVGLVSIPGMGKLLVEAPLVLEPEKQAVLHGAHKGVLPEVSSVLLSDVISAFVNNKDTQNLSSPITFIFSHHSVTTGPKQKVLCVFWEHSLDGYGHWSTTGCRIVTTEDTSTTCQCTHLSSFAVLMAHYDVQEKDTWLAVITYLGLGLSLLCLLLAALTFLLCKTIQNTSTSLHLQLSICLFLAHLLFLMAIDRTEIKVLCAIIAGALHYLYLASFTWMLLEGLNLFLTARNLTVVNYSSVSSIMKKFMFPVGYGVPAIIVAISAASRPHLYGTPIRCWLHTNKGFIWTFLGPVCTIFSLSSLNSNVSTLQNTRMLTFKATAQLLILGCTWCLGILQVGPAAHVMAYLFTIINGLQGVFIFLVYCILNQQVREQYKKWFKGVGKTKAESEKYTLSSGTMSDDSKHSMENYNEQLSLKNLSLRK; encoded by the exons ATGGCAGTCCCTCTGGAGCCCAAGTCAGACTTAAAACAGGAAGTCTTTGTAACACACACAGACCAAGACGAGACGTCCTCTGTGCCTGGGCTCGCAGTTGTCTGCATCATGAGCAACAAAAATCTACTGTTGCCAG GAAGTTTGATGCTGCTGCTGTTGACACTGGGAGCTGCAGCCCAGTATAGTAGAG ACATCAACATGTGTGAACGACCGTTGAGAAAGTCCTGTGCAACCTACGCCGACTGCCGGAGCATGGACGACAAGTACTGCATGTGTGGCCCAAGACAGGAGCTCATTTCTGAGACAGCATTCAGGAATGAGAGTGAGAACATGTGTCAAG GGATCTTGGTGCTGCTGCTGTTGACACTGGGGCCTGCACAGAAACTGAAAG TCTCTGCCCCCACAGACTGTGCCCAGTGGTGCCCTCCAAAATCCACGTGTGTCAATGCCACTGCCTGTCGCTGCTCCCCAGGATTCATTTCGTCGTCTGGGGTGATCTTCACCAGCCTGTCGGAGAGTTGTGATG ACATCAACGAGTGTGGTCCCTCCTCGACAGCGTCCTGTGGGAAATTCGCAGACTGCTGGAACACTGTGGGGAGCTACTACTGCACATGCATTCCAGGTTACAAGCTTGCTTCTGGGGCAAGAACATTCAGGAAGAAGAGTGAGAACACATGTCAAG TTCACAATCCTGAGAGAAGACCAGATGACCAGGACCCAGAAGGATGTTGTGTGGAGTCTAAGCAGAATAACACGGAGGCACCCCCATACACACGTGGAGAATTGGGTGATGAGAAGGGGCTCCCATCTAGACCAAATAGCAGTGGGAGACATCGGGGACGACCAG GCATCTTTTTCCCCACCTGGACCCCACCCCATGGAATCAAGAGCCGG agaCTCTCCCACTTCTTTAAAAGATTCGAAGATCTAGGCAGAAATTTCATACCAGCCTTTGTCCAGGACACCATCCAG GATGTCGTACAGGGTGTGGATGAGCTGCTGCAGACCCCTGAAGACCTGGAGGCCCTGCCCCGCTCAAAGCAACACTGTGTGGCCACAAACCTGCTCGCTGGCCTGGAGAATGTGCTGAGTAACCTAAGCCAGGCCCTGCCCAATGGGACATTGACCTTCAATGCATCTGCAGGCACAG ACCTGTCCCTGAAGGTGCGGGAGCAAGGAGATAAAACTGTCATCTTGAGTCACAATCAGGTGACGATGATGCTGAACTGGGATGTGGTGCATGAATCTGAGGACTCAG GTCCTTCTGTGGTGGGTCTTGTCTCCATTCCGGGGATGGGCAAGTTGCTGGTGGAGGCCCCCCTAGTCCTGGAGCCTGAGAAACAGGCAGTTCTGCATGGGGCACACAAGGGCGTGTTGCCAGAAGTCTCCTCAGTTCTGCTCTCAGATGTCATCTCTGCCTTTGTGAACAACAAGGACACCCAGAACCTCAGCTCCCCCATCACCTTCATCTTCTCTCACCAT TCAGTGACCACTGGGCCAAAGCAAAAGGTGCTCTGCGTCTTCTGGGAGCACAGTCTGGATGGATATGGTCATTGGTCCACCACAGGATGCAGGATAGTGACCACTGAAGACACCAGTACCACCTGCCAGTGCACCCATCTCAGCAGCTTTGCTGTCCTCATGGCCCACTATGATGTGCAG gagaagGATACCTGGCTGGCTGTGATCACGTACCTGGGGCTGggcctctctctgctctgcctcctcctggcaGCCCTCACCTTCCTACTGTGCAAAACCATCCAGAACACCAGCACCTCCCTCCACCTGCAGCTCTCAATCTGCCTCTTCTTGGCCCACCTGCTCTTCCTCATGGCCATTGACCGGACTGAGATCAAG GTGCTGTGTGCCATCATCGCAGGTGCCCTACACTATCTCTACCTGGCCTCCTTCACCTGGATGCTGCTGGAGGGTCTGAATCTCTTCCTCACTGCTCGCAACCTGACGGTGGTCAACTACTCCAGTGTGAGCAGTATCATGAAGAAGTTCATGTTCCCTGTGGGCTATGGAGTCCCAGCTATAATTGTGGCCATTTCTGCTGCATCTAGGCCTCACCTGTATGGAACACCCATCCG ATGCTGGCTCCACACAAACAAAGGATTCATATGGACCTTCCTTGGCCCTGTCTGCACCATCTTCTCT CTCTCCTCACTCAACAGCAACGTGTCCACCCTCCAGAACACAAG GATGCTAACATTTAAAGCCACAGCTCAGCTGCTCATCTTGGGCTGTACATGGTGTCTGGGCATCCTTCAGGTGGGTCCAGCTGCCCATGTCATGGCTTACCTCTTCACTATCATCAACGGCCTGCAGGGCGTCTTCATCTTCCTGGTATACTGCATCCTGAACCAGCAG GTCCGGGAACAATACAAGAAATGGTTCAAAGGGGTCGGAAAAACCAAAGCTGAGTCTGAGAAGTACACTCTTTCAAGTGGGACCATGTCTGATGACTCCAAACACAGTATG GAGAATTATAATGAACAGCTAAGCCTGAAGAACTTGTctcttagaaaatga
- the LOC116573414 gene encoding adhesion G protein-coupled receptor E2-like isoform X1, which translates to MAVPLEPKSDLKQEVFVTHTDQDETSSVPGLAVVCIMSNKNLLLPGSLMLLLLTLGAAAQYSRDINMCERPLRKSCATYADCRSMDDKYCMCGPRQELISETAFRNESENMCQGILVLLLLTLGPAQKLKVSAPTDCAQWCPPKSTCVNATACRCSPGFISSSGVIFTSLSESCDDINECGPSSTASCGKFADCWNTVGSYYCTCIPGYKLASGARTFRKKSENTCQVHNPERRPDDQDPEGCCVESKQNNTEAPPYTRGELGDEKGLPSRPNSSGRHRGRPGIFFPTWTPPHGIKSRRLSHFFKRFEDLGRNFIPAFVQDTIQDVVQGVDELLQTPEDLEALPRSKQHCVATNLLAGLENVLSNLSQALPNGTLTFNASAGTDLSLKVREQGDKTVILSHNQVTMMLNWDVVHESEDSGPSVVGLVSIPGMGKLLVEAPLVLEPEKQAVLHGAHKGVLPEVSSVLLSDVISAFVNNKDTQNLSSPITFIFSHHSVTTGPKQKVLCVFWEHSLDGYGHWSTTGCRIVTTEDTSTTCQCTHLSSFAVLMAHYDVQEKDTWLAVITYLGLGLSLLCLLLAALTFLLCKTIQNTSTSLHLQLSICLFLAHLLFLMAIDRTEIKVLCAIIAGALHYLYLASFTWMLLEGLNLFLTARNLTVVNYSSVSSIMKKFMFPVGYGVPAIIVAISAASRPHLYGTPIRCWLHTNKGFIWTFLGPVCTIFSINLVFFLMTFWIVKNKLSSLNSNVSTLQNTRMLTFKATAQLLILGCTWCLGILQVGPAAHVMAYLFTIINGLQGVFIFLVYCILNQQVREQYKKWFKGVGKTKAESEKYTLSSGTMSDDSKHSMENYNEQLSLKNLSLRK; encoded by the exons ATGGCAGTCCCTCTGGAGCCCAAGTCAGACTTAAAACAGGAAGTCTTTGTAACACACACAGACCAAGACGAGACGTCCTCTGTGCCTGGGCTCGCAGTTGTCTGCATCATGAGCAACAAAAATCTACTGTTGCCAG GAAGTTTGATGCTGCTGCTGTTGACACTGGGAGCTGCAGCCCAGTATAGTAGAG ACATCAACATGTGTGAACGACCGTTGAGAAAGTCCTGTGCAACCTACGCCGACTGCCGGAGCATGGACGACAAGTACTGCATGTGTGGCCCAAGACAGGAGCTCATTTCTGAGACAGCATTCAGGAATGAGAGTGAGAACATGTGTCAAG GGATCTTGGTGCTGCTGCTGTTGACACTGGGGCCTGCACAGAAACTGAAAG TCTCTGCCCCCACAGACTGTGCCCAGTGGTGCCCTCCAAAATCCACGTGTGTCAATGCCACTGCCTGTCGCTGCTCCCCAGGATTCATTTCGTCGTCTGGGGTGATCTTCACCAGCCTGTCGGAGAGTTGTGATG ACATCAACGAGTGTGGTCCCTCCTCGACAGCGTCCTGTGGGAAATTCGCAGACTGCTGGAACACTGTGGGGAGCTACTACTGCACATGCATTCCAGGTTACAAGCTTGCTTCTGGGGCAAGAACATTCAGGAAGAAGAGTGAGAACACATGTCAAG TTCACAATCCTGAGAGAAGACCAGATGACCAGGACCCAGAAGGATGTTGTGTGGAGTCTAAGCAGAATAACACGGAGGCACCCCCATACACACGTGGAGAATTGGGTGATGAGAAGGGGCTCCCATCTAGACCAAATAGCAGTGGGAGACATCGGGGACGACCAG GCATCTTTTTCCCCACCTGGACCCCACCCCATGGAATCAAGAGCCGG agaCTCTCCCACTTCTTTAAAAGATTCGAAGATCTAGGCAGAAATTTCATACCAGCCTTTGTCCAGGACACCATCCAG GATGTCGTACAGGGTGTGGATGAGCTGCTGCAGACCCCTGAAGACCTGGAGGCCCTGCCCCGCTCAAAGCAACACTGTGTGGCCACAAACCTGCTCGCTGGCCTGGAGAATGTGCTGAGTAACCTAAGCCAGGCCCTGCCCAATGGGACATTGACCTTCAATGCATCTGCAGGCACAG ACCTGTCCCTGAAGGTGCGGGAGCAAGGAGATAAAACTGTCATCTTGAGTCACAATCAGGTGACGATGATGCTGAACTGGGATGTGGTGCATGAATCTGAGGACTCAG GTCCTTCTGTGGTGGGTCTTGTCTCCATTCCGGGGATGGGCAAGTTGCTGGTGGAGGCCCCCCTAGTCCTGGAGCCTGAGAAACAGGCAGTTCTGCATGGGGCACACAAGGGCGTGTTGCCAGAAGTCTCCTCAGTTCTGCTCTCAGATGTCATCTCTGCCTTTGTGAACAACAAGGACACCCAGAACCTCAGCTCCCCCATCACCTTCATCTTCTCTCACCAT TCAGTGACCACTGGGCCAAAGCAAAAGGTGCTCTGCGTCTTCTGGGAGCACAGTCTGGATGGATATGGTCATTGGTCCACCACAGGATGCAGGATAGTGACCACTGAAGACACCAGTACCACCTGCCAGTGCACCCATCTCAGCAGCTTTGCTGTCCTCATGGCCCACTATGATGTGCAG gagaagGATACCTGGCTGGCTGTGATCACGTACCTGGGGCTGggcctctctctgctctgcctcctcctggcaGCCCTCACCTTCCTACTGTGCAAAACCATCCAGAACACCAGCACCTCCCTCCACCTGCAGCTCTCAATCTGCCTCTTCTTGGCCCACCTGCTCTTCCTCATGGCCATTGACCGGACTGAGATCAAG GTGCTGTGTGCCATCATCGCAGGTGCCCTACACTATCTCTACCTGGCCTCCTTCACCTGGATGCTGCTGGAGGGTCTGAATCTCTTCCTCACTGCTCGCAACCTGACGGTGGTCAACTACTCCAGTGTGAGCAGTATCATGAAGAAGTTCATGTTCCCTGTGGGCTATGGAGTCCCAGCTATAATTGTGGCCATTTCTGCTGCATCTAGGCCTCACCTGTATGGAACACCCATCCG ATGCTGGCTCCACACAAACAAAGGATTCATATGGACCTTCCTTGGCCCTGTCTGCACCATCTTCTCT attaatttggttttctttctgatgACCTTCTGGATTGTGAAAAACAAGCTCTCCTCACTCAACAGCAACGTGTCCACCCTCCAGAACACAAG GATGCTAACATTTAAAGCCACAGCTCAGCTGCTCATCTTGGGCTGTACATGGTGTCTGGGCATCCTTCAGGTGGGTCCAGCTGCCCATGTCATGGCTTACCTCTTCACTATCATCAACGGCCTGCAGGGCGTCTTCATCTTCCTGGTATACTGCATCCTGAACCAGCAG GTCCGGGAACAATACAAGAAATGGTTCAAAGGGGTCGGAAAAACCAAAGCTGAGTCTGAGAAGTACACTCTTTCAAGTGGGACCATGTCTGATGACTCCAAACACAGTATG GAGAATTATAATGAACAGCTAAGCCTGAAGAACTTGTctcttagaaaatga